One window from the genome of Grus americana isolate bGruAme1 chromosome 14, bGruAme1.mat, whole genome shotgun sequence encodes:
- the G3BP1 gene encoding ras GTPase-activating protein-binding protein 1 isoform X2: protein MVMEKPSPLLVGREFVRQYYTLLNQAPDYLHRFYGKNSSYVHGGLDSNGKPADAVYGQSDIHKKVLSLNFKDCHTKIRHVDAHATLNDGVVVQVMGELSNNMQPVRRFMQTFVLAPEGSVANKFYVHNDIFRYQDEVFGDSDTEPPEESEEEGEEPEERQQTPEAVPDDTGAYYEQAVSNDIEEHLEETAAEAEPEPEPEPEQEPEPEVQEEKSEPVLEESAPEETVEKSPSPAPADPAPAVQEDSRTFSWASVTSKNLPPSGAVPVSGIPPHVVKVPVSQPRPEAKPESQTPPQRPQRDQRVREQRTSIPPQRGPRPIREGEQGDVETRRIVRYPDSHQLFVGNLPHDVDKTELKDFFQSYGNVVELRINSGGKLPNFGFVVFDDPEPVQKILSSRPIMFRGEVRLNVEEKKTRAAREGDRRDNRPRGPGGTRGGLGGGIRGPPRGGMSQKPGFGAGRGIGQRQ, encoded by the exons GTTTTATGGAAAGAACTCTTCCTATGTCCATGGTGGCTTGGATTCCAATGGAAAACCAGCTGACGCAGTCTACGGGCAATCT GATATCCACAAGAAGGTGCTGTCATTAAACTTCAAGGATTGCCACACAAAGATTCGTCATGTGGATGCCCATGCTACTCTCAATGATGGTGTTGTAGTCCAGGTGATGGGAGAGCTCTCCAATAACATGCAGCCCGTGCGCAGATTCATGCAAACATTTGTACTTGCACCAGAG GGTTCTGTTGCAAACAAGTTTTATGTCCACAATGATATCTTCCGCTATCAAGATGAGGTTTTTGGTGACTCTGATACTGAGCCTCCAGAGG AatcagaggaggaaggggaggaaccTGAGGAAAGACAGCAGACACCTGAGGCTGTTCCTGATGATACTGGTGCTTACTATGAGCAGGCTGTCAG CAATGACATTGAAGAACACCTGGAAGagacagctgcagaggcagagcctGAGCCAGAGCCAGAACCTGAACAGGAACCTGAGCCAGAggtgcaggaagaaaaatctgagccGGTATTAGAGGAGTCGGCTCCAGAAGAGACTGTGGAAAAgagtccttctccagctcctgctgatcCAGCTCCTGCAGTGCAAGAAGACTCCAGG acgTTTTCCTGGGCATCAGTAACCAGTAAGAACCTTCCTCCCAGTGGAGCTGTTCCAGTATCAGGAATACCACCTCATGTTGTGAAAGTACCGGTCTCGCAG CCCCGCCCTGAGGCAAAGCCTGAATCTCAGACCCCACCTCAGAGACCTCAGAGGGATCAGCGAGTGAGGGAGCAACGAACAAGCATCCCTCCTCAGAGGGGTCCTAGACCAA TTCGTGAGGGTGAACAAGGCGATGTGGAAACTAGACGGATTGTGAGATACCCAGACAGTCATCAGCTGTTCGTTGGGAACCTTCCCCACGATGTGGATAAAACTGAACTTAAAGACTTTTTCCAAA GCTATGGCAATGTTGTTGAACTCCGCATCAACAGTGGTGGAAAGCTCCCCAATTTTGGGTTTGTGGTGTTTGATGATCCTGAACCAGTTCAGAAGATCCTTAGCAGCAGG CCCATCATGTTCAGGGGAGAGGTGCGCCTGAAcgtggaggagaagaaaacgCGAGCTGCCAGGGAGGGTGACCGCAGAGATAACAGACCACGTGGACCTGGAGGCACTCgtggggggctgggaggtgggattcGAGGGCCTCCACGTGGAGGAATGTCCCAGAAGCCAGGATTTGGAGCTGGAAGGGGGATCGGGCAACGCCAGTGA
- the G3BP1 gene encoding ras GTPase-activating protein-binding protein 1 isoform X1 → MVMEKPSPLLVGREFVRQYYTLLNQAPDYLHRFYGKNSSYVHGGLDSNGKPADAVYGQSDIHKKVLSLNFKDCHTKIRHVDAHATLNDGVVVQVMGELSNNMQPVRRFMQTFVLAPEGSVANKFYVHNDIFRYQDEVFGDSDTEPPEESEEEGEEPEERQQTPEAVPDDTGAYYEQAVSNDIEEHLEETAAEAEPEPEPEPEQEPEPEVQEEKSEPVLEESAPEETVEKSPSPAPADPAPAVQEDSRTFSWASVTSKNLPPSGAVPVSGIPPHVVKVPVSQPRPEAKPESQTPPQRPQRDQRVREQRTSIPPQRGPRPIREGEQGDVETRRIVRYPDSHQLFVGNLPHDVDKTELKDFFQKLGFSLAGYGNVVELRINSGGKLPNFGFVVFDDPEPVQKILSSRPIMFRGEVRLNVEEKKTRAAREGDRRDNRPRGPGGTRGGLGGGIRGPPRGGMSQKPGFGAGRGIGQRQ, encoded by the exons GTTTTATGGAAAGAACTCTTCCTATGTCCATGGTGGCTTGGATTCCAATGGAAAACCAGCTGACGCAGTCTACGGGCAATCT GATATCCACAAGAAGGTGCTGTCATTAAACTTCAAGGATTGCCACACAAAGATTCGTCATGTGGATGCCCATGCTACTCTCAATGATGGTGTTGTAGTCCAGGTGATGGGAGAGCTCTCCAATAACATGCAGCCCGTGCGCAGATTCATGCAAACATTTGTACTTGCACCAGAG GGTTCTGTTGCAAACAAGTTTTATGTCCACAATGATATCTTCCGCTATCAAGATGAGGTTTTTGGTGACTCTGATACTGAGCCTCCAGAGG AatcagaggaggaaggggaggaaccTGAGGAAAGACAGCAGACACCTGAGGCTGTTCCTGATGATACTGGTGCTTACTATGAGCAGGCTGTCAG CAATGACATTGAAGAACACCTGGAAGagacagctgcagaggcagagcctGAGCCAGAGCCAGAACCTGAACAGGAACCTGAGCCAGAggtgcaggaagaaaaatctgagccGGTATTAGAGGAGTCGGCTCCAGAAGAGACTGTGGAAAAgagtccttctccagctcctgctgatcCAGCTCCTGCAGTGCAAGAAGACTCCAGG acgTTTTCCTGGGCATCAGTAACCAGTAAGAACCTTCCTCCCAGTGGAGCTGTTCCAGTATCAGGAATACCACCTCATGTTGTGAAAGTACCGGTCTCGCAG CCCCGCCCTGAGGCAAAGCCTGAATCTCAGACCCCACCTCAGAGACCTCAGAGGGATCAGCGAGTGAGGGAGCAACGAACAAGCATCCCTCCTCAGAGGGGTCCTAGACCAA TTCGTGAGGGTGAACAAGGCGATGTGGAAACTAGACGGATTGTGAGATACCCAGACAGTCATCAGCTGTTCGTTGGGAACCTTCCCCACGATGTGGATAAAACTGAACTTAAAGACTTTTTCCAAA AACTTGGCTTTTCTCTTGCAGGCTATGGCAATGTTGTTGAACTCCGCATCAACAGTGGTGGAAAGCTCCCCAATTTTGGGTTTGTGGTGTTTGATGATCCTGAACCAGTTCAGAAGATCCTTAGCAGCAGG CCCATCATGTTCAGGGGAGAGGTGCGCCTGAAcgtggaggagaagaaaacgCGAGCTGCCAGGGAGGGTGACCGCAGAGATAACAGACCACGTGGACCTGGAGGCACTCgtggggggctgggaggtgggattcGAGGGCCTCCACGTGGAGGAATGTCCCAGAAGCCAGGATTTGGAGCTGGAAGGGGGATCGGGCAACGCCAGTGA